Sequence from the Hyalangium minutum genome:
CTGCGGTCGAAGATCGGTGGCTCGACCGTGTTGAGCGCCGCGAACATCCACGCGATCGCGCGCGCGCGGCCATTCGCATCTTCCGGCAGCAGGCCGGCATGGTGCTCCGCGATGTGGAAGACAATCGCGCCGGACTCGAACAGGGCGAGATCGCCCTCCTCATAGGTCGGGATCTGACCGAACGGATGCAGCGCCTTGTGCGAGGGCTCCTTCATCGCATCGAACGACAGCAGACGGACGTCGTAAGGCTGGTCCACCTCTTCCAGCGCCCAGCGCACCCGCATGTCCCGCGCCAGTCCCCTGCCGCGATCGGGCGAGCGTTCAAAGGCGGTGATAGTGATGGTCATGTCCTGCTCCTTGATCGCTCAAAGGACGATCCGATGACGGCGCTCCCGGCACCCCGTGTCGGCGCGGCGTGAGTCCGGTTGCATCCGACCTTGCGATAGCACCCCATCACAACTCAGCCGAGGCCGTCCATGTTGAAGCCGATCGCATCCGCCGCCCTGATGTTGCTGGTCCGCCAAGAACCGATTGTGTCCCGAAATGGAAGCTCTGCCCCTTTTCTCAGAGGGAAAGCGCTTGAGAGCGGCGGGTTGCTCTGCTTGGAGGCGGCGGGATTCGAACCCGCCGCCTGGAATCTCTGGCGAGAGTGATCCAGTTCGCGCGAGTGCGGTTTCCACGAGACTGCCCTCGCGGCCTGCGAAGCGAGCCCGGGCACTGAGACCACCGCAGCCCGCGGGGAGCCCCAAGCAGCAGGTGCCCACTCCCTCCTCTCCTCCTCTGCTCCTCCTAGCTGGGCAGCCTGGGGGTGGGCAGGTGCAATAGGGCTGCACCGCTTCTCCACCGGTCGGGCCCACCCTACACACTCTGGACACCTGATGTAGGGTGGGCGAATGAAACCTGCATCTCTGGGCCTCCTACTCGTGGTGGGGTGTGCTGTTTCGTCCCCTCCTCACAGCACGGCTCAGGACGTGGACGCTGCCAGGGGGCCATGGTTGAAGGTACCCGCGGTCGAAATGCCCACGGGAGATGCCTCCATCCCCATCAGCCTGCTCCGGGACATGGCGGACTCACTTCTCGAGCTTCCCGGCGCCAAGGTGTGCGACCTCGGGAATCAGAGGCCCATTCCAGGCCTCTCCACGGAGTACTGCTCGACGGTATATGTCGCGGGAAACCGCGACTCCCTGTCATGGCGGGTGACAGACCCCATCAGGGGAGACCATCAGTCATGCAGTCCGTTCTTCGCGGTAAAGGATGCCGACTACCCCGCCTCACAAGTGTGGGTCGTAGGGTACATCCACAGTCATCCTTGTGGCACGCCCCCTTCCTCAAGAGATCTCCGCGCATGGCCCACAGACTCGCTCGACCCTTACGTGGCCATGGCGGAATTCCGTCTGGTTCCAGCCAACCCGGCCCCGGCGGTCTACAAAGACACAAACATTGAGATGGCCTCGGCATTGGTGGCGGACCGCCAGGACGGCACACGCATCTTCCTGCGCTACTTTCCCACGGGCGAAATCCAGCAATGGAGTATCGCAAGAGGCAGCTGGATGAGACTCGGCCGCTGCACCCCTGGCAGAGAGGGGCGCCCGCCTCAGTGCGATGAGCCTTTGCGACCGCTGAACGAGTAGGCGGACCTCATGAGCCAACAGCCAGGAAAAAGTGACACGATTTCTCAAGTGACTCCGCAGGCATGGAGGCCAGAGACATGATCAAAGCGTATGCGCTCGCAGGGCTTGCAGTGGTGCTGCCTGGATGTGCCGTCCCCTCCTCTGCATGGAAGGGAAAGGTCGAGTGGCCGAACGATTACCCGAGCAAGAACATCATCCCGTTCATGGAGGCGGGGGCCGCGCTCGCGGCGGCAGCCGCCATCCAAGAGATGATCAAGACCCATCCCCATCCACACTTGTTCCGGGGATGCTCCAGCCCTGAGCAGGGACTGGAAGTTGCCGTCTTCGGGGGCCCGACACCGGGTTTGTATTACGTGATGCTGGAGGAGCGCTTCGATCGGTGCGGCGGCCCGCGCTACCGCGTGCTCGACTGGTGGCACGTGTACGCGGTCACACCCCAAGGTGAAGTCGTGGCAGAAGCCCCTCAACCTCAATGGACGTGGGAGGACGCCGGGGCTGCGCCTTCCCCCCCTGCTCCTCCTCCTCCGGCCGAGCCAACCTGGACACCGGGCGGTCCGTTCCCGCCAGTCCCGTTGTCTCCACCCGCGCCTGAGGCGCCGCCTGCCCCTTCCGCATTACCGCCACCTGCAGCGTCCACGCCAGATCAGAGTTGATCGGATTCAGAGCGAGCGTGCTCGAGAGCGGCGGGTTGCTCTGCGCGGAAGCGGCGGGAATCAAACCCGCCGCGCAGGTCCGAGAAGCCCGTCTACGGCGTCGTGGCTGGGCAGATGTCGCGGTCATGCAGCGGGTTGATATGGCCCTCCGCGTTGCCCATCAGCGACTTGGCGAAGATGCCGCCGTCGAAGCTCCCGTCGATGAAGGTAATGTCCGCGTAGGTGGCCAGCACGCGAGAAGGCGCCATCCGCCACCTGGGTGCAGTTCCGGGTCAGCCAGGCGGGATCCAGGTAGAGCATCAAGTACGTGAAGCCTTCATCACCCCGGGCCTGGCCATCATGGATTTCGCCGGGCTCGATCAGGATGACCCGTCCCGGCGTGCTGCGATGAAGCGCTCTCCGGCAGGAGAACTCCTGGAGCCCCTGCTCCGTCACTCCGACGAGGTACGCGTCATGGAAGTGGGGATCGTAGGCGTGGCCGGTGAAGTGCGCCCGGAGGGTCTCGATGCCCGTAACCAAGTCACGGGAGAGATCGACCCAGTCCCTGCCCTTCTGGGACTCAGGAGTGCGCCTCGGGGAGTGCCAACGCATTCGGGAACCTCGCGCCCCCCAATGGCTGCGGAGGTCTAGCAAGCCAGACCTCCGCAGGGATTGAAGCCTCCCCTCACCTTCGAGCTGTGAGTCCTACTTTGAGAGGCATGTGTTGCTCAGCTCAGCTGCCGCACGAGTAGGCGCCCTCGAACGTGGAGTAGAGGTATGCCGTCAGGTATGCCGAGCCGTCACACTGGTTGTAGAAACCGTCGTAGTAATCACGCGCAATGTAATAATAGCAGCTCGGGGTGCCGAGATTGTAGATGTAGTAGTACTCCGTGTAGAAGGTCGCGGGGACGAGGCAGGGCTCAACGCCCTCAGGCCTGCTGGGAGCCATTTCGAGCTGGGTGTGCAGCTTGACGCTGATCTGAGGCGCCGCACCCTCGGCCGCAGGGAGCTTCCCCTCGTTGATCATCCGCTGGATACGGTCTTGCACGATGCTCTGGGCCCGGGCGTCACCGGTGCTCTTCTCGCCGGCGTTCGACTGCCGGAGCGTCCCGAGCGCCTGCAGTGCGTCGGACGAGATCTCGACACGCCCGGTCTGCGGCTTGTTGTTCACCGAGAGCGCCACGTCGAAAGTCGAGCTTGAGCCACTGGGAAGAGAACGAGCCAGTGACGACGAAGCCGCCGCGGTCTGCGAATGGGCGCCCGAAGTCTCTTCAGGCATGGGGCCGCAGGCAGACTGCACCAGAGCGACCATGAAGATAGCCAGGGCTGCCATCTTACCGCTTCCGATGAGTTTCATGGGGATTCACTTTCTTGCTGGGGTGAATGGGGCACGGCTCTACACGAAGGGGCTCTCTCGTGGGTTCGAGCACAGCCCCCTCGAATAGGTTGGAGCCGACGCTTTGGAAAATGATGCAAAGAATCTGCGGGGGGGCCTCAAAAAGCGGCCGCGGGACAGCGGGGGACGGCAAACACTGGAAGGACGGAGTCTGCCGCGTACCGCTCGGCGGGGCTCTCTGCCCAAGGCGCCGCATCAAGGGCGACGGGGTGCGCGATTCACCTTCAGACACTCCCGCGCCGCGGGCCGTCGCGCAGTGAATCTCCCCCACGCGCCTTGAGTCGGCGGCCTTGCCCGTGCCCCAGGCGCTCCCAACCATGGCGCCCCCATCGCCTCACGCAAGGGAGCCTCCATGACCGCCGAGCCGCAACGCCGCGAGTTCCTCCTCGCCAAGGGCTGGGTGCAGGCCGCCGTCCTGGTGGTGCTGTTCGGCTTCTTCGTCCTGGGGTTGCTCGCATACCGCGCCTACACGGACAGTGCTCCGCTCCCCCAGCGAGTCGTCACCCCAGAGGGCAGGCTCGTCTTCACCGAAGAGGACATCCTGGCCGGACAGGGCATCTTCCTGCGCAACGGGCTGATGCAGTACGGCTCGGTGTTCGGCCACGGCGCCTACCTGGGGCCGGACTACACCGCCGACTACCTGCGCCGCTCCGCCCTCTTCGTGCGCGAGCGGCTCGGTGGCGAGCAGGATGCCTCGGCGGCGATGCGCACCGTGAAGGACTTCCAGACGAACCGGTACGATCCGGCCACGGGCACGCTCGTCTTCAGCGCGGAGCAGGCCGCCGCCTTCGAGCAACTGGCCGCGCACTACCACGCCACCTTCTCCGTGCCGACCACCGAGAAGGGGCTGCGGCCGAGCGCCATCCCGGATCCGGCCGACACCCGGCGGCTCACCGCCTTCTTCGCCTGGACAGCGTGGGCTGCTTCGGCCCGGCGCCCGGGGCTCGAGTACTCGTACACCAACAACTGGCCCCCGGAGCCGCGCGTGGGCAACGGCCCCACGGGCGCCATGGTGGTGTGGAGCATGCTGTCGCTCATCGCGCTGCTGGGAGGCATCGGCCTGCTGATGGCCGCCTTCGGCCGGTGGAACTTCCTCGGCTGGCACGCGCGCGATCAGCAGACGGTGTCCTTCCACCCGCCCGGCAAGGTGTCCCTCACCCCGTCCCAGCGCGCGTGCGCGGGGTTCTTCCTGGTGATGGCGGTGCTCTTCCTGCTGCAGGCCCTGCTGGGCGGTGCCACGCAGCACTACCGCGCCGAGCTGACCAGCTTCTTCGGCTTCAACCTGGCCACCCTGCTCCCCTTCAACCTCGCGCGCACCTGGCACGTGCAGCTGTCCCTGCTCTGGGTGGCGACCTCCTATCTGGCCGCAGGCATCTTCCTGGCTCCCATGGTGGCCGGCCATGAGCCGCGCGGGCAGCACTGGCTCGCCTACGCGCTGCTGGGAGCGCTCGTGGTGGTGGTGTTCGGCAGCCTCGCGGGAGAGTTCGCCGGCATCCACGGGTGGACGCCCAGCACGTGGTTCGGCAATCAGGGCTTCGAGTACCTGGACCTCGGGCGCTTCTGGCAGGTGCTGCTGTCGCTCGGGTTGCTGTTCTGGGTGGGACTGCTGCTGCGCGTGCTGCGGCGCCGGCTGCGCACCGAGCACCCCGGCAACATGCCGTGGATGTTCTTTTACTCGGCGCTGGCCATCCCCGCCTTCTACGCGGTGGGCCTGCTGGCCCGGCCTACCT
This genomic interval carries:
- a CDS encoding nitric-oxide reductase large subunit; the protein is MTAEPQRREFLLAKGWVQAAVLVVLFGFFVLGLLAYRAYTDSAPLPQRVVTPEGRLVFTEEDILAGQGIFLRNGLMQYGSVFGHGAYLGPDYTADYLRRSALFVRERLGGEQDASAAMRTVKDFQTNRYDPATGTLVFSAEQAAAFEQLAAHYHATFSVPTTEKGLRPSAIPDPADTRRLTAFFAWTAWAASARRPGLEYSYTNNWPPEPRVGNGPTGAMVVWSMLSLIALLGGIGLLMAAFGRWNFLGWHARDQQTVSFHPPGKVSLTPSQRACAGFFLVMAVLFLLQALLGGATQHYRAELTSFFGFNLATLLPFNLARTWHVQLSLLWVATSYLAAGIFLAPMVAGHEPRGQHWLAYALLGALVVVVFGSLAGEFAGIHGWTPSTWFGNQGFEYLDLGRFWQVLLSLGLLFWVGLLLRVLRRRLRTEHPGNMPWMFFYSALAIPAFYAVGLLARPTSHFTLTDFWRFWVVHLWVEDFLELFTTLMVAYIFVLLGVVSERVALRVIYLDIILYSAGGVIGTMHHLYFSGTPVEHMALGAFFSAAEVIPLTFLTVEAWSFLRLGHAQHAKSPTPFPHRWAILFLVSVGFWNFLGAGIFGFLINLPIVSYYEIGTALTANHGHAAMMGVYGMLAVGLAMFALRYLVPEDRWSERAAKLSFWSLNLGLAWMVFANLFPLGVLQLHESVTHGYYEARQLDFLTSERVELLEWLRLPGDAVFIVGGVLPLVLLCWRGVRHGLRRAAPTEPVLAPLFTHVEHAVEPEQSQP
- a CDS encoding collagen-binding domain-containing protein; amino-acid sequence: MAPSRVLATYADITFIDGSFDGGIFAKSLMGNAEGHINPLHDRDICPATTP
- a CDS encoding glutathione S-transferase family protein, producing the protein MTITITAFERSPDRGRGLARDMRVRWALEEVDQPYDVRLLSFDAMKEPSHKALHPFGQIPTYEEGDLALFESGAIVFHIAEHHAGLLPEDANGRARAIAWMFAALNTVEPPIFDRSLVMILERDQPWYEHRLRALDDIIRKRLDDLAARLGDADWLDGAFSAADILMVTVLRRLQGSGILEAYPNLAAYIARAEARPAYKRAFAAQLAVFNAAPPPG